The genome window AATTATGCTGTTGAAAATAGTTAAGTCCACCTGACTGTACTATCAATATCTTACCTACGGTACATATGTAGGTGTATGTTTCAACACACATACCACTCAGAActaagtataagtaggtatatttttattagtctACATTGTGTTTACGGTAGAggtaagtattctattattttatctcagatacctaggtacttaccaaattGACTACTGCAAATGTAAAGTTGTCAGATTTGCATTAGGAACCgagatataataaataatcaaatacAACTCAATAGCCAATCAAAATAAGTctcaacataaaataaacgttaaaattaaagtaaaacaCTACCCCTCGACTATTTGTGTAAACAGCGCCATCTCTTGGGTGGTTTCAGAACTTCTAGTTATATGCAATACTAGTGCCATCTACGCAATAAAAATTTAACTAATTGAGAGACTGGTTAGCTAGGGAACTTgatgtttttgtaatttgtgaatgtaatgtaatttGAGGTAGTCAGCGTCAAGGTGCAACAATGTCATGGTTTTTCAATAGATGGCACTtatcaatacttttttttctattcAGCTAATAAGTAGCAATTTATGGCCGAGATCCTAGTAACTTACattgtattatttgtattgtatacttaccatgcataataatgatatttatACCGTAAGTATTGGCTGACGAACCTCAGGCAGCCCGGTCAATAACTCCTTGAAATATCCCTGAATGACTAACTCCTGTATTAGTCTATTTGACCTTTAATCCGGAGGCTGTAATAAGTTGCACCCATTTGGTACATTTTGCGACTACAAATCAAGATGAATCTTAATTTACAAAAAGCaagtttgtaataaatatttatgtagtatttaATAACAgcgaaaattttataaataaacaaacaaaatgacTAAAACTAGTTAAAATGCCTTTCCCCTGCAAAATTATAGCAGAGTTCACGTGCGAACTATCGGAATGTCCCAGAGCTTCGCCGGAACCAGCCACGGCGGCAGCCGGAGCTCCAGCCACGACTATATGAGATGTCCCTTATGCCCTCAAGACTGCAACGCACGGTACAAAGGTCAGAGAGGTGTGAACATCCACATTGGGAAAACTCACCCCACGAACCCGCCCTCACATCCGCCCACCCCACCATTAAACGCGGATAGCTCCACCCCATCTGAGGAACCTTTACACGAGCAGCtgataaactttaaaaaaacacatccAGTAGTAAAAAGGATCCCACGGGGTGCCCGCCTAAGCGTGGCAAATAAACTCAGCAGCGTGCTAAGACTCGTCATTGATGAAAACTCAATAGAATCGTGGAAATCCCTGTTTTTTTTCACTTACCAAACCCTACATATTGATGAAAACACCAGAAGACACACCTCTCTGACCCaagcaataaaaaacaattgcTCAAACCCGCCTTCggaaaaaaatcaaaccaATTTCATTTACCACTCTAAAGAAAAGTATAAAATCATAGAAACCAAAATAAGCGATGGCGACATAAAAGGCGCATCCCAACTTATGTTCTCCAACGACTCCGTCGCCCCAGACACCCCCGAGACGCTACAAGGCCTACAGTCGAAGCACCCGCCACAGCCGCCCTCCGCCCAGCTCCCCGACGCCCCGGCCAGCGACTCCGCCCCGCTGCAGGTGCTCGGGACCGACGTGTACGGGGCCATCATGTCTTTCCGCTGCGGCTCCGCCGGCGGACTGGACGGCCTAAGCCCCCAACACCTGAAAGACCTCCTCGCTAGCACCGGCCAGGCAGGAGAAACCCTGCTGAGCAACTTGACGGCATTGATCAACCTTATGCTAGCGGGGAAGGTCAACACATCAATTGCCCCCCTCATGTACGGCGCCAGACTCTGTGCCCTCAACAAAAAGGATGGGGGCATAAGACCCATCGCCGTTGGCTCCACCCTCAGACGTATAGCTTCCAAAGTCTGCTGCCGTCAAATTCTACCAaagctaagtacctacctgcaaCCCCTCCAACTCGGTTTCGGCTCCAAGGGAGGATGCGAGGCCGCAGTCCACGCACTGCGGACTTATATCGAACACGACGGTGGCGAGGTTGTCCTCAAAGTCGACATCAAAAACGCATTCAACTCAATAGACAGAGGTACATTCCTAACTGAAATAAAAGAACTCACACCAGAAATATATCCATACCTCTGGCAATGTTATTCATCCCCATCCTATCTCATCTACAATTCAAATCGCATCCACTCCGAGGTCGGTTGCCAACAAGGCGATCCGCTCGGCCCCGCCATCTTCAGCCTCGCCATCCACAAAACGATATCCTCCCTGAAGTCGAAGCTGAACATGTGGTACCTTGACGACGGCACTCTGGGAGGCGAGTCTGACACCGTGCTCGACGACCTCCGTACACTCACGGACAATATGAGGGAAATAGGCCTGGAACTCAACAGCGCTAAGTGCGAAATTTTTATCCCATCCCATATATCCGAAGCGAGAAAATCGATAATCATCCAACGTTTCAACGCATTAGCCcccaatattaaaatacttgaCGAAACATCTCTGCGCCTCCTCGGAGCTCCCATCCATGAACAATCAATTAACAATTTCATATCTGAAAAAATTAACTCTTTCACCAACAAAATCCCACACCTCCTCAAAATAAGTAAACACATGGCATTTCAAATAATCCGGTACTCGCTGTTCGTCCCCAACTTCACATATATACTAAGATGCAGCcccattttcaaaaacaaaacaattctTTCAGACATTGACAACCTAATACAAAATTCTctcagtaaaatattaaacctacCATTCAGAGACCGCGACTGGCTCCAGGCCTCCCTACCCATCCGTTTCGGCGGCATCGGTGTCAGAAAGGTGTCGGACGTAGCCCTGCCCGCCTTCTTGTCTTCAACCCACAGCACGCTGGCcttgtataataaaattattcaccCATCTTTGGGTGTTTCTGAGGTCTCGTGCTGTGGTGAAGCCAAGGAGGCATGGCAGTCGATCTGCCCTGGTGAGGCACTGCCCGAAAACCCGCACTCGCAACGTCTGTGGGACGAGCCCAAATGCCTGTCTACAGGAAGGCACCTGCTCGAGACGAGCACTAACGATACAGAGAGGGCAAGACTCCTGGCGACAGCAGAACGCGAGTCAGGCCTCTGGCTCCATGCCCTGCCCTCGCCGAAGATAGGAACCTTCCTCGACGACAGGTCTTTCCAGACGGCGATCGGCCTTCGCCTTGGCATCAAAATTGTCCAGCCCCATCACTGCATATGCGGAGCGGAGGTCAACCAACTCGGCCACCATGGCCTCTCGTGCAGACGCAGTGCCGGCCGCCTGTCCCGCCACGCCGCATTGAACGACATCCTGCGCCGGGCCCTAGTGTCAGTCAACACTCCGGCGGTGCTGGAACCTGCCGGTGTCATTCGCGACGACGGGAAGAGGCCCGACGGGATGTCGCTCATTCCCTGGGCACACGGGAGGTCGCTAGTGTGGGATGCCACGTGCGTCGACACACTGGCGGCGTCACACGTCCCACACACATCCAGGGCAGCGGGAGCGGCGGCTGGTACTGCTGAAAACCTGAAACGGGAGAAATACAGGTCGCTCGACAGCACATACTTATTTCTCCCGTTTGGTGTTGAAACCATGGGGCCATGGGGTCCGGACGCCAAAAGTTTGGTCAAGGAGATCACTTCCCGGCTCGCAGACGTCTCAGGTGACAAACGAGCCGGGGCGTACCTCCGCCAGCGCCTGAGTCTGGCGATCCAGCGGGGCAATGTCGCCAGCGTGTTGGGGACCCTTCCACAGGGATCAGAGCTAGATgggctattttatttatagttttatagttttttgtataatatataggtagtttaagTTGTAACAtagtgtattatttattattaggcttAAGTTATTATATGCAGTAATTGTACATTTTTAGTAGAACTTAGATAAACTAagcttaaaacttaaaaacagCGATAATGTTAACAGGAAAACTCAATTAATCCCTAGATGCAAATGACGTATTTAATGTAttgcacaaaaaaaacactggaataatacttaaaactttaacaataaatatattttgcaactttaaaaataaatatattttgcacAGGTAATTCGGTACTTagtaatttttgttaaatatctaggtaagtacatcgaacataatacttaaatgttgtacctaagtacctcttatacatacatactaacccccttattcatagagaagttacagaacgttttaactaataaactgttttgtccctctccgacaaagaacaatttgttctttgacagagagggacaaaacagtttattagttaaaacgtattgtaacttttctatgaataagggggttaatatactaataatgtattttattttatcacagtTCAACTTTAGCTTTCATTTTCATTCGTCGATCCGACAGAGTCATTTGCAAGCTTTTCGGTTCAAACGCTTCGTCGACTATTCTAGAAGCAATTATCTCTTTGTACACGAAGGCTGACTTCCTCGGTGTTCGGGTTTTTTCAGCCGCATCAAAGTCCACTTCGTATAGACCGAACCTTTCACTGgaaacagaaataaaacattcgtttatgatagaaatattatcatgataaaaaatatggacaagtcaaacaaatatacatacaccATCCTCATAACACTCTAATTTCAAATCctttataaaactaaataatcaCAAAACCTTACCTACTACCATATCTATTttactactacctacctactgattATTTCTTGTAACCTGTGTTAAATGGTGCCaataaatgatgatgattatctaattcttttttctttcatacctacctaaattttcttttttcttttgcaATCCTTTTTACtggttttcctgtacctcctgtaggttggctggtagaaaatgcttttagcattaagcccaatTTTTGTACATCTATCTAAtatatgtgcaataaagagttaaataaataaattacctcAGCCCGGCAGTCCATTCAAAGTTATCCATCAAACTCCAAGCGGCATAGCCCGACACCTCGGCCCCATCTTCTATGGCCAACAGTAGCGCATTCAGATAACTCCTCATATTGTCTACCCTCTGAGTGTCATCAAGCCCAGGGTCAGAAGACCACCCGTTTTCTGTGATGACGATGGAAGGGTAGTCGTATTTCAGGTTTAGGTAGATTAGGGCTTTGTATAGGCCGTACGGTGCGCTCTGTGAAATGATGTAAGTACTGTGTAAAAAATTTGTATGTACTTTATGGGGACTTGTGCACGTTTATCTTACTATTCGAGCAGTGACAAAACTAAACGTGATTTTGTATGAGAGTGTAGTGGTGTAAAAACCTGCAGGAATATTTGGGGAAAAGAGTATTAGTGTGCGTATCACAAATAAGTATTAATTGTCGACTGTAGTCGATAGTAATTCGATAGATCACTatgcgttttattttattagtttctaacGTTACCGACAGGGGCGCTGATCAAGATATCATTTAAAATTACTATCAAATTATGCTATCGACTTGAGtcgacaatattcgtgattcgcACACAGTCGAACAAATCTCAGAGACAATAGTTTCTATACAAACAAACGATCAAATctctttacaaatattatcgTAAATTCTATCTTACCCTCAACCAAGGCGACTTGGCCACCGCCCAGTGCTTAGAATAAGTCAGTTTGACATTAGCGTCGTGTTCGAAGGAAGGCGACGGGTGGTTATTCTTCTTAGGTCTGGATACGAGCGAGGTGGTGTAGTGGTTCATCGCTAGAAAGTCCGCTGAAcctataaaacataataaattaaccataacatagtaagtatattttttgttactttaCCTAACTATTTAGATAGGTAGAATAGTCTTTACTTGtgcaacaaaaataataaaaaatattacaagttGTAagttaattagggtacaaaaggcagTCTTATTATTAAAGCGAtatctgccagacaacctttaattcaataatattatattctgaGTATTCATACGATCTTGAGTGGGTTTACCTACCACGGATAGCGCTTATCTCGTCACTAGTAAGCACTGGCAGTCTAGACTTCCTGAATCCTTGTTCCTTGCTGTTTCTCGCAATAATGTCTTTCACAACTTGAGGGAAATCCCCGGTCTTTGAGAATATCGGGTTCACGTATAGACCGATCTGAAAATTAGTGTAATCTTTAGTTATAAAGGTCgacaatagatggcgctaggcGATTTGTTCGCGTTttgcttcgcttcgccttagaAAGGTTTCCCTTGGGaaatccgggataaaaatagtttttattgttaatacagggtgtcagctTCCTGCACAACTGATTTGAaaaaaatccgttcagtagtttttacgattttaaaatttttagaACTAATTTTGATTATATTCAGATTCTAGGGAGCACTTACAGTAAATTCCCTGTATTCGTCAGTGGCTTGTACATTCTCTGTCGCATTGTTAAAAGGGTCCAACCAGTTTACAGCTATGGAAATGCCGAGAGAACCTGAAATTAAATCTAGAGTTAAACTTTGTCCGTGATATAACCGCGAGCAGGTCAATGTcctacatacaaaatgttttcttttacatttctcatttaaatttaagtaaggACATAGTCAAGTCTactatttctttattattggTACCTATTAcgtgaaatatgtataataatatgtacataggttACTACTCTTTAAAAAGTAGTTATATGTATATCAagctgattaaataaaaaaacatgcaaAAACATGCATGCATGCATAAATGCctatgaataatattatacgtaaagtataatatatttttatagttttatttataactttaattacaagaacaaaaaaaaaattcttttatttaccAATCCCTTAGTAGATATACAACcgtataaaactaaatattaaatttagtaagtatgtTTACAACTATTGctaatcaaaacaaaactaaCCTTTATTCTTCACCCGGTACTTTTCATTGAACATCTTCCAGACTCTAGAGTGAGCCAGCA of Plutella xylostella chromosome 26, ilPluXylo3.1, whole genome shotgun sequence contains these proteins:
- the LOC105397351 gene encoding myrosinase 1, producing the protein MVYYLLFFLYCQLVVCLAWSDGAVRRFPPGFMFGVASAAYQVEGGWDADGKGESMWDRSIHEHPELISDGTSGDVSADSYHNYKRDVEMLRELGVDFYRFSISWSRVFPDGFTNNKNEAGFQYYDNLIDELLKYNIEPMITMYHFDLPQKLQDLGGWANPLSILWFEDYARNLLERYGSKVKYWITFNQPNGICMEGYGDGTMAPFVSVKGIAEYICVKNVLLAHSRVWKMFNEKYRVKNKGSLGISIAVNWLDPFNNATENVQATDEYREFTIGLYVNPIFSKTGDFPQVVKDIIARNSKEQGFRKSRLPVLTSDEISAIRGSADFLAMNHYTTSLVSRPKKNNHPSPSFEHDANVKLTYSKHWAVAKSPWLRSAPYGLYKALIYLNLKYDYPSIVITENGWSSDPGLDDTQRVDNMRSYLNALLLAIEDGAEVSGYAAWSLMDNFEWTAGLSERFGLYEVDFDAAEKTRTPRKSAFVYKEIIASRIVDEAFEPKSLQMTLSDRRMKMKAKVEL